Below is a genomic region from Candidatus Schekmanbacteria bacterium.
ATTCAATATTTGAGCATACTCTGGAGTAATACTCATTTGAGTTATACCATTATTAGAGGGATTCCGATGAATTAGCAATTGCCCAACTGATTGCTGCACCACATGCGTCAGTTCATGTGCAAGGAGTCTTCTGCCTGATGGGGTGGAAGCCTGAGCATTGAGCTGTCTTGAGAGTCTTGCTGATGTACTGTCTATATGCACCCTTACCTGGCTGAAATCCAATCCAAAGAGTGGCTCAAAGAAAGCACGGGTGGACTCAGGTAAAGGTTGACCACCTCCTTTTAATGTATTTATGCGGGATTCGATATCTGGAGTGGCTTCCATGATCTGGCCAGATTGCCTTTTAGTCTGCAAGACTTCTTCCTCCTTTTTCTCTTCTTCTTCTTCAACCTGCCTATGAATCATTGAAATCTCGGAAGTATTCAATTTAGGTTGGATCTCTCCTTCTACAGTAGTCTGTCGCTGAACAAGTGGAGTTATCTGAAGAGCATGAGTTTTCCTCTGAACCACCTCCTCATCTTTCATCCTCATAACCTGCTCTGCAACCCTATCTGCTTCCTGCTCATAGATATCATTAGGCTGGCTGATTTTGAGTTTTGTTTGAATTATTCTTGAATTAAATAACCTTTGAACAGCCTGATTACCAATGCTTCTTTGGAGGAACATAATATTGTCTATGGGTGAAGTAGCAGATTTTGAAAGATTATTTTTCTTTGTATGAGAAGTTAAATGCTCTCTCTTTACTCTTATGTTTGTTCTCTCGCCCATTTGAAGCTCCTCTTTACTTATTCTTTAAATTATAAACTTTGTCATTGCTATCATTGATCTGTTCTATTAATTCAGGATTAATAACATGTCTGTCATAATCCAGCCAGACCTTCCATTTTCCATTATCCTTACAATCAAAGCCACGACATGGAACAGGACGGTGTTGATGCACGGTGCAGAGGTAGGTTTTCCTGTCTAAATGAACACAGTAACCATCAGCATCATGAGCGATAAGATAGGGCCTGCCAAAATCCCACTTTATGATTCCTTCATAAACATCCTGCCTGGATAGGGCAAATGGTATCTTACAGC
It encodes:
- a CDS encoding DUF4157 domain-containing protein, whose translation is MFLQRSIGNQAVQRLFNSRIIQTKLKISQPNDIYEQEADRVAEQVMRMKDEEVVQRKTHALQITPLVQRQTTVEGEIQPKLNTSEISMIHRQVEEEEEKKEEEVLQTKRQSGQIMEATPDIESRINTLKGGGQPLPESTRAFFEPLFGLDFSQVRVHIDSTSARLSRQLNAQASTPSGRRLLAHELTHVVQQSVGQLLIHRNPSNNGITQMSITPEYAQILNDADLQEQINILRTQLIEMDPNDERYDFLRTNLRVLEAEVSMRREVEESYSEEEIAQAGLIATGRVLQTMMAPETEMLRNIYNQGVARIAAEGRRLRALGLSEHEIAIRLSQMRHELALKVRRIGSDLMRKAAEVFDKVRGNVGRPTYESLRAAGKTDAQIIESATRTNRFINRLPIGLRWAGRALLFVSAGI